GGTGGATGAGTACTGTGAGATCGACGACCTGATGAAATCGACCGAGGTCATCGCCATGACGCTTCTCGAGCTCATCGGTTGAACCGGGATGCCGGGGCGAGTGTTACATTTCCGGAATGCCCGAGGATCGCGCTGAGTTAGAGAGCTACGACCCGTCCACCGTGGAGCGAAAGTGGCGGGAGCGGTGGGAGGAGCGGCGCACCAACTCCGTGGATTTACGAAGCGCCCGGCGGCCCTATTTCAACCTCATGATGTATCCCTATCCCTCGGCCGAGGGGCTGCACGTCGGCAATCTCTTTGCTTTCGTCGGCGCTGACGTACACGGACGCCTCCGGAGGCTTCAGGGCTGGGATGTTTTCGAGCCCATCGGCTTCGACGCCTTCGGCATCCACTCGGAGAACTACGCTCTCAAAATGAACGCGCACCCGGCAGAGCTCATCCCGAGGAACATCGCGCGCTTCCGCGACCAACTGAAGCGATGCGGCCTCATGCTCGACTGGGACCACGAAGTGCAGACCACGGATCCACGTTATTACAAATGGACACAATGGATCTTCCTGAAGCTCCATGAGGCGGGGCTCGCGATGAGAAAGCGGGCGCCGGTCAACTGGTGTCCGGAGTGCAAGACGGTGCTCGCCAACGAGCAGGTGATCGCCGGGATGTGTGAGCGCCATCCGGGGATCGCCGTCGAGCTGCGTTTGCTCGAGCAGTGGTTCTTCAAGATCACTGATTACGCCGAGCGGCTGCTGGCAAACCACGAGTGGCTCGACTGGTCGGACTCGACCCGCACGATGCAGGTGAACTGGATCGGCCGCTCTGAAGGCGCCGAGCTCCTGTTCGAGACGCCAAACGGCCTCTCGATCCCGGTGTTCACGACGCGCCCCGACACGGTTTTCGGCGCCACTTACGTCGTGGTGGCGCCGGAGCACCCGCTCGTGGATGGGCTAACGTCAGTCGAGCAGCGCACCGAAGTCGACGCATACCGTCGTGAGGCGGCGGCGATGGACCTCGTGTCCCGTCGGATTGGAGAGAAGGAAAAGTCAGGTGTATTCACGGGAGCCTATGCGAGGAATCCCGCCAGTGGCGACGCGGTTCCGATTTGGATCGCTGACTATGTCTTGATGGAGTACGGCACCGGGGCAATCATGGCGGTGCCGGCTCACGACGCTCGCGATTACGAGTTCGCACGCAAGTACCGCCTCGATGTGAAGCAGGTGGTGGAGCCGGATGACCCCAAGGAAGAAGGAGTCGGTTTTGCCGGATGGGACGGGACGCTCGTCGGAAGCGGACAGTTCGACGGGATGCCGTGCCGCAAAGCCGCGAAGGCGATCACGGCATGGCTGGAAGACCAGCGTGCCGGGGTCGAGAAGGTGCAGTACCGTCTCCACGATTGGTGCATCTCGCGCCAGCGTTATTGGGGCCCTCCGATACCCATTATCTACTGCGACGAGTGCGGGATCGTCCCTGTTCCCGAGCGGGACCTTCCGGTGCTGCTTCCGCCGCTCGAGGATTTCCAGCCCGATGCGAGTGGAATCTCGCCCCTGGCGCGGGCCAAGGACTGGTACCGTGTTCCCTGCCCGAAGTGCGGACGGAGCGCGCACCGCGAGACGGACGTCTCCGACACGTTCCTCGATTCCGCCTGGTACTTCCTGCGCTATCCCTCGACGGAGGTCGACTCCCGGCCGTTCGACAGGGGGCTGACGGAGAAGTGGCTTCCGGTCGACTCGTACATCGGTGGCAACGAGCATGCCGTTCTCCATTTGATGTACGCGCGATTCGTCACCATGGCGCTCAACGACCTCGGCCACTTGTCGTTCGAGGAGCCATTTACCCGGTTCCGGGCTCACGGGACGATCGTCAAGGATGGCGCCAAGATGTCGAAGTCCCGAGGCAACGTGGTGATCCCGGACGACTATATTGCCACGTGGGGCGCGGACACCTTCCGCATGTACTTGATGTTTCTCGGTCCGTATCAAGAGGGCGGCGACTTCCGCGACGAGGGACTCTCGGGGATTCGCCGGTTTCTCGACAAGGTCTGGGGGCTGGTCGCGAAGGCCAGGGCGGAAGGCCCATCGTCCCCCGAGGCGCTGCGCAAGCTGCATCAAACCATCCGGGGCGTCGGGGCGGATCTGGATGAACTTCGGTACAACACGGCGATCGCGAAGTTGATGGAGTACGTCAACCTACTCAGGGCTCATGGAGATGCGTCCTCATCCGCGCTGGTCGA
This window of the Vicinamibacteria bacterium genome carries:
- the leuS gene encoding leucine--tRNA ligase; translated protein: MPEDRAELESYDPSTVERKWRERWEERRTNSVDLRSARRPYFNLMMYPYPSAEGLHVGNLFAFVGADVHGRLRRLQGWDVFEPIGFDAFGIHSENYALKMNAHPAELIPRNIARFRDQLKRCGLMLDWDHEVQTTDPRYYKWTQWIFLKLHEAGLAMRKRAPVNWCPECKTVLANEQVIAGMCERHPGIAVELRLLEQWFFKITDYAERLLANHEWLDWSDSTRTMQVNWIGRSEGAELLFETPNGLSIPVFTTRPDTVFGATYVVVAPEHPLVDGLTSVEQRTEVDAYRREAAAMDLVSRRIGEKEKSGVFTGAYARNPASGDAVPIWIADYVLMEYGTGAIMAVPAHDARDYEFARKYRLDVKQVVEPDDPKEEGVGFAGWDGTLVGSGQFDGMPCRKAAKAITAWLEDQRAGVEKVQYRLHDWCISRQRYWGPPIPIIYCDECGIVPVPERDLPVLLPPLEDFQPDASGISPLARAKDWYRVPCPKCGRSAHRETDVSDTFLDSAWYFLRYPSTEVDSRPFDRGLTEKWLPVDSYIGGNEHAVLHLMYARFVTMALNDLGHLSFEEPFTRFRAHGTIVKDGAKMSKSRGNVVIPDDYIATWGADTFRMYLMFLGPYQEGGDFRDEGLSGIRRFLDKVWGLVAKARAEGPSSPEALRKLHQTIRGVGADLDELRYNTAIAKLMEYVNLLRAHGDASSSALVEPLVLMLAPLAPHFAEECWERLGRKTSVFDASWPVFDEHLAQEQLVELVIQVNGKVRGRLQVAPGLTREEVL